A window of the Fusarium poae strain DAOMC 252244 chromosome 3, whole genome shotgun sequence genome harbors these coding sequences:
- a CDS encoding hypothetical protein (CAZy:GH145), which produces MATTTALALKSTKHWTIGTDIQGSERLNGVSYQEDALITYGDYQYVTFYETAPAGYLNHFVRLGRRKISPSVADWEYLTLDDYTQKTMDGHNMISMGISGDGKIHLSFDHHDVPINYRVSKTGIAKDVPSKWSSELFGPVVHALDGSTGPYSPLTYPRFEPLPNGDMLLEFRIGQSGSGDSYIHRYSSSTGKWQAQGMYIQGDDNNAYINGLDYLDGKLYTSWTVRETPNADTNHGVYFAYSNDDGKTWFNTNGTKLTMPISTSDASTLIWDIPQNSRMVNQEGQLVDTKGRFHILMRDLLSGKHLYQHYLRDTDGKWTKNAINPTGLNGPDLYDPRGKFAGDASGEYLFGLLPDPVKQFTGIYVATASKGFKDWTSLAEIPNTSTEPLFDKTRLHDFGVLSVFVRQAGGFPDRKLQVWDFELDL; this is translated from the exons ATGGCGACCACTACTGCTTTAGCGCTCAAGTCCACCAAACACTGGACCATCGGTACAGACATTCAGGGTTCAGAGCGACTCAACGGAGTAAGCTACCAAGAAGACGCTCTTATCACATACGGCGACTATCAATATGTGACATTCTACGAGACTGCTCCCGCAGGTTACCTCAACCATTTCGTCCGCCTCGGTCGAAGAAAGATCTCACCTAGTGTTGCGGATTGGGAGTATCTTACACTTGATGATTACACTCAAAAGACGATGGATGGACACAACATGATATCCATGGGTATTTCTGGTGATGGAAAGATTCATCTTAGTTTTGATCACCAT GATGTTCCTATCAATTACCGAGTCTCAAAAACAGGTATCGCTAAAGATGTCCCCTCGAAATGGTCGTCAGAGCTGTTTGGACCTGTTGTCCACGCGCTGGATGGATCGACAGGACCTTATTCGCCTTTGACTTATCCTCGTTTCGAACCACTTCCTAATGGTGATATGCTTCTTGAGTTTCGCATTGGACA ATCTGGATCTGGTGACAGCTACATTCATCGTTACAGCTCCTCCACGGGTAAATGGCAAGCTCAAGGGATGTACATCCAGGGCGACGACAACAACGCATACATTAACGGTCTTGACTATCTTGACGGAAAGCTTTATACATCTTGGACTGTGCGAGAAACACCAAATGCTGACACCAATCATGGCGTCTATTTTGCGTATTCCAATGACGATGGCAAGACATGGTTCAACACTAACGGCACCAAGCTTACAATGCCTATCTCAACTTCTGATGCGAGCACTCTGATTTGGGACATACCACAGAACAGCCGCATGGTCAACCAAGAGGGTCAACTTGTCGATACCAAAGGACGTTTTCACATTCTCATGAGGGATTTACTGTCTGGCAAGCATCTTTACCAGCATTATTTGCGAGACACGGACG GAAAATGGACAAAAAACGCGATCAATCCGACTGGTCTAAATGGCCCAGACCTGTATGATCCAAGAGGCAAATTCGCTGGAGACGCATCAGGTGAGTACCTGTTCGGACTTCTTCCGGATCCTGTGAAGCAATTCACAGGAATCTACGTGGCAACGGCTTCCAAGGGCTTCAAGGACTGGACATCTCTGGCTGAGATTCCGAATACATCTACTGAGCCTCTGTTTGATAAGACTCGGCTGCAtgactttggtgttttgAGTGTGTTTGTGAGACAGGCCGGTGGATTTCCGGATAGGAAGCTGCAGGTTTGGGATTTTGAGTTGGATCTATAG
- a CDS encoding hypothetical protein (SECRETED:SignalP(1-24)~CAZy:GH29), with protein MIALPPKVALVALACALFPASTTAQGPYEATWESTDKHNAAPEWYRDAKFGVYWHWGAFTTAQYASEWYPRNMYEPDSDQKKHHTETYGPPEEWGYENFIKGAKDKKGNFVQFKPVLKSERGEFDPEAIIKIVKASGARFAGPVAEHHDGFSMWDSKVNEWNPVNYGPKIDLVKLWADLVRENDMKLVVAMHQAYNYNGFFQWAPKTNDTSLQKLLGQLPRDESDQLWFDKHREMLDHVQPDIIWNDFSLNSPGECGSFEGPCAVDEQKRLEFLAYYFNRGEEWGKEVVTTYKHHDHGFRNTSAVDDWERGGPSNLVRPYWQTDDAISASSWSYTVGIKYYSSKAMVHSLLDRVSKNGNMLLNISPMASGVLPEEQIKVLNDIGDFLGRYGEAVYDTRAWDIYGEGPNQVEGGSFTAPLQGNSSDVRFTRNKEDDVLYVTVLGWPEDNLVSVKNLGSNALVDLKSLKSVQLLGDKAGDYIKVSEWEQSKDALDITLPSQPAESLAYVLKLTFDGGIPVPQPERGAAVFSNADATGKGVSLELGTFDSVFLTEAGLKPEDIGFIRVSNGTQVTLFTGLRFTGESKELSAGEHQVDGGSVGSIAISKI; from the coding sequence ATGATTGCACTACCTCCAAAGGTCGCCCTTGTGGCTCTCGCCTGCGCCTTATTCCCTGCGAGTACAACCGCCCAGGGTCCATACGAAGCAACATGGGAATCAACAGACAAACACAACGCTGCCCCGGAATGGTACCGCGATGCCAAGTTCGGAGTTTACTGGCACTGGGGCGCTTTTACAACCGCTCAATACGCCAGCGAGTGGTATCCGCGCAACATGTACGAGCCCGACTCCGACCAGAAAAAGCATCACACAGAAACATACGGACCACCAGAGGAGTGGGGCTACgagaacttcatcaaggGTGCAAAGGACAAGAAGGGTAACTTTGTCCAGTTCAAACCTGTCCTCAAGTCCGAAAGAGGTGAATTTGATCCAGAAGCTATCATCAAGATAGTTAAAGCTTCTGGAGCTCGGTTCGCTGGACCTGTGGCTGAACATCATGATGGTTTCTCCATGTGGGATAGCAAGGTCAATGAGTGGAACCCAGTCAACTATGGTCCCAAGATAGACTTGGTTAAGCTCTGGGCAGATCTCGTGCGGGAGAATGATATGAAACTTGTTGTTGCGATGCATCAGGCGTACAATTACAATGGTTTCTTCCAATGGGCACCTAAGACAAATGACACGAGCCTACAGAAACTACTTGGCCAATTGCCTCGCGATGAGTCGGATCAGCTCTGGTTCGACAAGCACCGAGAGATGCTTGATCACGTTCAACCCGACATCATCTGGAACGATTTCTCACTCAACAGTCCTGGAGAATGTGGAAGCTTTGAGGGTCCTTGTGCAGTAGATGAGCAGAAGCGTCTAGAGTTTCTTGCCTACTACTTCAACAGAGGTGAGGAGTGGGGAAAAGAAGTTGTCACCACTTACAAACACCACGACCATGGCTTCCGAAACACATCAGCCGTTGATGACTGGGAACGTGGTGGACCATCCAATCTTGTTCGACCTTACTGGCAGACCGACGATGCCATCAGTGCATCCAGTTGGAGTTACACCGTCGGCATCAAGTACTACAGCTCCAAAGCCATGGTACACTCTTTGCTTGACCGTGTCAGCAAGAATGGAAACATGCTGCTCAATATTTCGCCCATGGCTTCTGGCGTGTTGCCTGAGGAGCAGATCAAGGTTTTGAACGATATTGGTGACTTTCTAGGTCGTTATGGCGAGGCTGTGTATGACACTAGGGCGTGGGATATCTATGGCGAGGGACCGAATCAAGTCGAGGGTGGATCTTTTACTGCGCCACTTCAAGGGAACAGCAGTGATGTTCGGTTCACGCGCAAcaaagaagatgatgttCTCTACGTCACTGTTCTCGGTTGGCCTGAGGATAACCTCGTATCGGTCAAGAACCTTGGATCCAACGCTCTGGTCGATCTCAAGTCTTTGAAGTCTGTCCAGCTACTCGGCGACAAGGCTGGCGATTACATCAAGGTTTCTGAATGGGAACAGTCCAAGGATGCTTTGGATATcactcttccttctcaaccCGCTGAATCTCTTGCCTACGTTCTCAAGCTCACCTTTGATGGGGGTATTCCTGTCCCTCAGCCTGAGCGCGGTGCAGCTGTTTTCTCCAATGCGGATGCCACTGGAAAGGGTGTCTCACTTGAATTGGGTACATTTGACTCTGTGTTTTTGACTGAAGCTGGACTCAAGCCTGAGGATATCGGCTTTATCCGAGTGTCGAATGGCACACAGGTCACTCTTTTTACTGGACTCAGGTTCACGGGGGAGAGCAAGGAACTCAGCGCTGGTGAGCACCAGGTTGATGGCGGTTCTGTAGGCTCTATCGCGATCTCAAAGATTTAA
- a CDS encoding hypothetical protein (TransMembrane:1 (o108-124i)) translates to MGDKFIFMVILSRYCTTADESMGRDAIVGEGIPAKNTTSGEESQSLPVFQVNEDLWKYSCAYTTSLGRPHEVRGTQNDLNSSTLFMTREVQKELWEIDSWIKENKLEYLMVYRIMAIAFTTLVYKEMYQGKQRMQRWPIECDITRQERQNLDETINDQGEIIPNSLRAITDLVSLQVQKLQEYESNRQPGSPSVDDYFTDTCKKINRSSDPARYEIPFRFLEYMEHVTKLWEKDGDGFKYPAEQVQHYLDNLLIYRATLIYIYMSKSADNSHIISNPEYHKLIPVI, encoded by the coding sequence ATGGGTGACAAGTTTATCTTCATGGTAATTCTCAGTCGCTATTGTACTACTGCGGATGAATCCATGGGGCGCGACGCCATAGTTGGTGAAGGCATACCAGCGAAGAACACAACGTCAGGTGAAGAAAGCCAGAGTCTTCCGGTTTTCCAAGTCAACGAAGACCTTTGGAAATATTCATGCGCGTACACGACTAGTCTTGGAAGGCCCCATGAAGTCCGTGGAACACAGAACGATCTCAACAGTAGCACACTGTTTATGACAAGAGAGGTACAGAAAGAATTATGGGAGATTGATTCATGGATTAAAGAGAATAAGCTCGAATATTTAATGGTCTATCGCATTATGGCCATCGCCTTCACCACCCTAGTTTATAAGGAAATGTACCAAGGAAAACAGCGAATGCAAAGGTGGCCAATCGAGTGCGATATCACGCGACAAGAACGCCAAAACCTCGACGAGACAATTAATGACCAGGGTGAAATCATACCCAATTCCTTGAGGGCTATCACAGATCTCGTTTCCCTTCAGGTCCAGAAGCTGCAAGAATACGAAAGTAATCGACAACCTGGATCGCCATCAGTAGATGATTATTTTACCGACACTTGcaaaaagattaatagatCTTCGGACCCGGCTCGTTACGAGATACCTTTCAGATTCCTAGAATACATGGAGCACGTTACGAAGCTTTGGGAGAAAGACGGAGATGGCTTCAAATATCCAGCCGAGCAAGTCCAGCATTATCTCGACAATCTTCTTATTTACCGCGCTACCTTGATCTACATATATATGTCAAAGTCTGCAGACAACAGCCATATCATCTCCAATCCTGAGTATCACAAGCTCATTCCTGTGATTTGA